A genome region from Setaria italica strain Yugu1 chromosome III, Setaria_italica_v2.0, whole genome shotgun sequence includes the following:
- the LOC101766209 gene encoding protein SPEAR3 — protein MSASNSGSGDSMEWGRGRSSGSRKGKRGGNSSSDKPRQPQRGLGVAQLEKIRIESEMAEYLHHPLGQQPPIHRTGSFNLEELRLSHSLPSSPSSPFQANIGVSSSYPIHRPNLAMAYGERSGDIRYGAFQTNNPIIRSPNYHGATYGSEAHHTHPSNVTLPLFEPEESICLNRPYDLNQTVDSSNLDDQEVDLELKL, from the exons ATGAGTGCAAGCAACTCCGGATCCGGGGACAGCATGGAATGGGGAAGGGGAAGGTCATCTGGCTCCAGGAAGGGCAAGAGAGGCGGCAACAGCAGCTCCGACAAGCCGAGGCAGCCGCAGCGAGGGCTCGGCGTCGCGCAGCTGGAGAAGATCAGGATAGAAAGTGAGATGGCGGAGTACTTGCACCACCCTCTTGGTCAGCAGCCTCCGATCCACAGAACTGGTAGCTTCAACTTG GAAGAACTGCGCTTGTCTCACTCGCTGCCATCGTCTCCATCCTCCCCCTTCCAAGCTAATATCGGGGTTTCATCTTCCTACCCAATTCATCGTCCAAATCTTGCG ATGGCTTATGGAGAGAGATCAGGAGACATAAGATATGGTGCATTTCAAACCAATAATCCAATCATCAG GTCACCCAATTACCATGGAGCTACGTATGGATCAGAAGCACATCATACCCATCCAAGCAACGTCACATTGCCTCTCTTCGAACCTGAG GAATCGATTTGCTTGAATAGACCATACGATCTAAATCAAACGGTGGACTCGTCGAACTTGGATGATCAAGAGGTAGACCTTGAGCTCAAGCTATGA